The Paralichthys olivaceus isolate ysfri-2021 chromosome 9, ASM2471397v2, whole genome shotgun sequence genome contains a region encoding:
- the LOC109626904 gene encoding zinc finger CCHC domain-containing protein 7-like isoform X1, producing MDHKETGEEEEDGEEAVFVENFSGSDDEGAGAMKISDRKHQLSGEASPPLLLALSFSSGRAPEEDSNASPASPGVSQVEEMEDDSEQPVEEWMILGGEEQVGDSSIQLNLSYWRSSEECGAKDPTVSSDEDAWAVSLKDKVGAVQSLTSRYFPTDCNVICNICNKAGHLAKNCYHKKCPTCVLCGIQGHIQRDCPSRPCPICGLPSHGLRHCERPPVWKQFCQRCGMTGHLSDSCPDTWRQYHLTIRSQVPLRPLTVDRHKYKRCFGHCYNCSKRGHLGYECTKSRMVSGRFPSLPYVCHYDTMEDILQHPTRMHGKNKDQQHPSEPTGPPGVENQPVLWRSRAKQETCVRAGRRKTWPERRRERQDVKKLRREAQARREEGLLGRSRRNFDDEADPFKSNFHCHRQSRPPPQMKKKDEAAGRRSRKSREAERWRKRGGMKRGDLYPHGDVDIGSENLLSPKQRVRHRKR from the exons ATGGACCATAAGGaaacaggggaggaggaggaggatggcgAGGAGGCTGTGTTTGTTGAGAACTTCAGTGGTTCAGACGATGAAGGTGCAGGAGCGATGAAAATAAGTGACCGGAAACATCAGCTCAGCGGGGaagcctctcctcctctcctcctggcCCTCTCCTTCTCATCTGGACGGGCTCCGGAGGAGGACAGCAACGCCAGTCCAGCTTCTCCAGGAGTCTCCcaggtggaggagatggaggatgaCAGTGAGCAGCCCGTCGAGGAGTGGATGATcctgggaggagaggagcaagTGGGAGACTCGAGCATTCAGTTGAACCTGAGCTACTGGAGGAGTTCTGAGGAGTGTGGAGCTAAAG ATCCAACTGTGAGTTCAGATGAAGATGCGTGGGCAGTATCACTGAAAGACAAG GTTGGTGCTGTTCAGTCCCTGACCAGCCGTTATTTCCCCACCGATTGTAATGTGATCTGTAACATCTGCAACAAAGCGGGACACCTTGCCAAAAACTGCTACCACAag aaaTGTCCCACATGTGTCCTTTGTGGGATCCAGGGCCACATCCAGAGGGACTGTCCCAGCCGACCCTGCCCCATTTGTGGGCTGCCTTCACATGGCCTCAGGCATTGTGAAAGGCCCCCAGTATGGAAGCAGTTCTGCCAGCGTTGTGGGATGACAGGGCACCTCTCTGAT TCTTGCCCTGATACATGGCGACAATACCACTTGACA ATTCGGTCGCAGGTTCCTCTCAGACCATTAACAGTCGACAGGCACAAATATAAGAGATGTTTTGGTCATTGTTACAACTGCTCTAAGAGGGGACATCTTGGCTAT GAGTGCACTAAAAGCAGGATGGTCAGTGGGAGATTTCCTTCACTGCCTTATGTTTGCCACTATGACACCATGGAAGACATCCTCCAGCATCCTACCAGGATGCATGGAAAAAACAAAG ACCAGCAGCACCCGTCTGAACCAACAGGGCCGCCTGGGGTGGAGAATCAGCCAGTCCTTTGGAGGAGCAGGGCAAAGCAGGAGACATGTGTCCGAGCTGGCAGGAGGAAGACGTGGCCAGAGCGgcgcagagagagacaggacgTGAAGAAACTAAGGAGAGAGGCTCAAGCCAGAAGAGAAGAAGGTCTACTGGGTAGGTCTCGTCGTAATTTTGATGATGAAGCAGACCCCTTCAAGTCCAACTTTCATTGTCACCGGCAGTCCAGACCGCCACCACAGATGAAAAAGAAGGATGAGGCAGCTGGCAGAAGGAGCAGGAAGAGCAGAGAGGCcgagaggtggaggaagagaggagggatgaaacGTGGGGATTTATATCCTCATGGTGATGTTGACATAGGAAGTGAAAACCTGCTTTCCCCAAAGCAAAGAGTACGTCacagaaaaagataa
- the LOC109636661 gene encoding paired box protein Pax-5-like — protein MEVRFKQVPLTVTHTHGGVNQLGGVFINGRPLPHVVRQRIVELAQLGVRPCEISRSLRVSHGCVSKILTRYNETGSIRPGMIGGSKPKVATPRVVQMILHWKLTNPAMFAWEIRDRLVLERVCDHASVPSISSINRIIRSKVQSASCEVVSSASSVAMGTVQSPESTYSISGILGIRKCGGKYKEGRDLSCFLYHDQPRSCPDTWQHSDHCLTFYPGLPANHNPEPRGS, from the exons ATGGAAGTGCGCTTCAAACAGGTGCCGCTCACCGTCACGCACA CGCACGGCGGAGTGAACCAGCTCGGCGGAGTCTTCATTAACGGGCGCCCGCTGCCACACGTGGTGAGGCAGCGCATCGTGGAGCTGGCGCAGCTGGGCGTGCGTCCCTGTGAGATCTCCCGCAGCCTGCGCGTCAGTCACGGCTGTGTCAGCAAAATACTGACCAG GTACAATGAGACGGGGAGCATCAGACCAGGAATGATTGGAGGCTCTAAACCCAAAGTGGCCACACCCAGAGTTGTGCAGATGATCCTGCATTGGAAACTCACCAACCCTGCCATGTTCGCCTGGGAGATCAGAGACAGGCTGGTGCTGGAGCGAGTGTGTGACCATGCCAGCGTGCCAAGCATCAGTTCCATCAACAG AATCATAAGAAGCAAAGTCCAATCTGCATCCTGTGAAGTTG TGTCATCAGCATCATCTGTTGCCATGGGAACAGTCCAGTCCCCTGAGTCCACCTATTCCATCAGTGGGATACTTGGAATCAGAAAGTGTGGTGGCAAATATAAAGAAG gaaGGGACTTGTCCTGCTTCCTGTACCACGATCAGCCACGTTCCTGTCCTGACACATGGCAGCACTCTGACCACTGCCTGACCTTTTACCCCGGCCTGCCAGCCAATCATAATCCAGAGCCAAGAG GGTCTTGA
- the LOC109628841 gene encoding signal-transducing adaptor protein 1 — MSAPTRIVHHRRTTITALPLYHSGHLQKKNTAEKDFKNYYGELRGATLFLYEDESQDTDTEKLELEQLMSMESNCPYQREKPTVFTLSLLTKEVQLKMDNPFTGEEWRGYILTMVKKEIPGDLQLLPGQMMLLLEALEWERRRNSTESHPPLPPRPSFLPSSSSSSSSQPADDHPDYITPDLPACFFDVTRQEAERMLEANPENGGILLRPSSLRNNYAVTLRQLTPRGHVMKNYRVACTNSGFVIELITAVTVSSLNEVLKYFLEKTEHRLHPYVTPEHYDTQIEVSPAPNCISITSPPSNTVPKAQVAPMLRPQPQEKLELPPTKPAEDEYLVPEDDKPDYQNLHMD; from the exons ATGTCTGCTCCTACCAGAATCGTCCACCACAGGAGGACGACAATCACAGCTCTGCCTCTGTACCACTCTGGACacctgcagaagaaaaacacagctgaGAAG GATTTCAAGAATTACTATGGAGAGCTCCGTGGAGCCACGCTGTTTCTGTACGAGGATGAATCACAGGATACA gacacagagaagctggagctggagcagctTATGTCCATGGAGTCCAATTGTCCGTATCAGAGGGAGAAGCCGACCGTCTTCACCCTCAGCCTGCTCACAAAGGAGGTGCAGCTGAAG ATGGACAATCCTTTCAcaggagaggagtggaggggTTACATCCTGACTATGgtcaaa AAGGAGATCCCCGgtgacctgcagctgctgcctggacagatgatgctgctgcttgaGGCTCTGGagtgggagagaaggagaaactcCACCGAGTCACATCCGCCGCTCCCGCCCCGACCATCCTTCCTCCCCTCATCCTCATCGTCATCCTCCTCTCAACCAGCTGATGACCATCCAGACTACATCACCCCTGATCTGCCTGC GTGCTTCTTCGATGTGACGCGGCAGGAGGCTGAGAGGATGCTGGAGGCAAACCCAGAAAATGGAGGCATCCTCCTCCGCCCGTCCAGCCTGAGAAACAACTACGCTGTGACCCTCAGACAACTGACACCCAG AGGACATGTAATGAAGAACTACAGAGTGGCCTGCACAAACTCAGGGTTTGTCATTGAACTCATCACAGCA gtGACGGTCTCCTCCTTGAATGAAGTATTGAAATACTTCCTTGAAAAGACAGAGCACCGTCTTCATCCCTACGTGACGCCTGAGCACTACGACACTCAAATTG AGGTTTCACCGGCTCCAAACTGCATCAGCATCACCTCACCTCCATCTAATACAGTGCCCAAGGCACAAGTGGCGCCAATGCTGCGGCCACAACCCCAAGAGAAGCTTGAGCTCCCTCCAACTAAACCAGCGGAGGATGAGTATTTGGTTCCTGAGGACGACAAGCCTGATTATCAAAACCTACATATGG ATTGA
- the LOC109626904 gene encoding zinc finger CCHC domain-containing protein 7-like isoform X2 → MDHKETGEEEEDGEEAVFVENFSGSDDEGAGAMKISDRKHQLSGEASPPLLLALSFSSGRAPEEDSNASPASPGVSQVEEMEDDSEQPVEEWMILGGEEQVGDSSIQLNLSYWRSSEECGAKDPTVSSDEDAWAVSLKDKVGAVQSLTSRYFPTDCNVICNICNKAGHLAKNCYHKKCPTCVLCGIQGHIQRDCPSRPCPICGLPSHGLRHCERPPVWKQFCQRCGMTGHLSDSCPDTWRQYHLTIRSQVPLRPLTVDRHKYKRCFGHCYNCSKRGHLGYECTKSRMVSGRFPSLPYVCHYDTMEDILQHPTRMHGKNKDQQHPSEPTGPPGVENQPVLWRSRAKQETCVRAGRRKTWPERRRERQDVKKLRREAQARREEGLLVQTATTDEKEG, encoded by the exons ATGGACCATAAGGaaacaggggaggaggaggaggatggcgAGGAGGCTGTGTTTGTTGAGAACTTCAGTGGTTCAGACGATGAAGGTGCAGGAGCGATGAAAATAAGTGACCGGAAACATCAGCTCAGCGGGGaagcctctcctcctctcctcctggcCCTCTCCTTCTCATCTGGACGGGCTCCGGAGGAGGACAGCAACGCCAGTCCAGCTTCTCCAGGAGTCTCCcaggtggaggagatggaggatgaCAGTGAGCAGCCCGTCGAGGAGTGGATGATcctgggaggagaggagcaagTGGGAGACTCGAGCATTCAGTTGAACCTGAGCTACTGGAGGAGTTCTGAGGAGTGTGGAGCTAAAG ATCCAACTGTGAGTTCAGATGAAGATGCGTGGGCAGTATCACTGAAAGACAAG GTTGGTGCTGTTCAGTCCCTGACCAGCCGTTATTTCCCCACCGATTGTAATGTGATCTGTAACATCTGCAACAAAGCGGGACACCTTGCCAAAAACTGCTACCACAag aaaTGTCCCACATGTGTCCTTTGTGGGATCCAGGGCCACATCCAGAGGGACTGTCCCAGCCGACCCTGCCCCATTTGTGGGCTGCCTTCACATGGCCTCAGGCATTGTGAAAGGCCCCCAGTATGGAAGCAGTTCTGCCAGCGTTGTGGGATGACAGGGCACCTCTCTGAT TCTTGCCCTGATACATGGCGACAATACCACTTGACA ATTCGGTCGCAGGTTCCTCTCAGACCATTAACAGTCGACAGGCACAAATATAAGAGATGTTTTGGTCATTGTTACAACTGCTCTAAGAGGGGACATCTTGGCTAT GAGTGCACTAAAAGCAGGATGGTCAGTGGGAGATTTCCTTCACTGCCTTATGTTTGCCACTATGACACCATGGAAGACATCCTCCAGCATCCTACCAGGATGCATGGAAAAAACAAAG ACCAGCAGCACCCGTCTGAACCAACAGGGCCGCCTGGGGTGGAGAATCAGCCAGTCCTTTGGAGGAGCAGGGCAAAGCAGGAGACATGTGTCCGAGCTGGCAGGAGGAAGACGTGGCCAGAGCGgcgcagagagagacaggacgTGAAGAAACTAAGGAGAGAGGCTCAAGCCAGAAGAGAAGAAGGTCTACTGG TCCAGACCGCCACCACAGATGAAAAAGAAGGATGA
- the ankrd13d gene encoding ankyrin repeat domain-containing protein 13D: MAQEAFPLHLLVWNNQYLELDVELQKKEQDAERLDPRGRTPLELAVCLGHLESARVLLRHASDPTHCSAQGWTILQEAVSTGDPELVQLVLQYRDFKRATERLAGIPELLSKLRQARDFYVEMKWEFTSWVPLVSKVCPSDVYRVWKSGSCLRVDTTLLGFEHMTWLKGRRSYIFKGGDDGAMVMEVDHEKQVVYTEPLVLSPRDAPSLLAAMQPSQENTAQRLTSPIVSTHLNTRNIAFERNKSGIWGWRSEKSEMVSGYEAKVYSATNVELVTRSRTEHLSDQDKSRSKGSKTPLQSFLGIAEQHTAHNGSNVSQCASPHNPTAITAEEYFNPEFNLNGRDIGRPVELTSKVQRFKATLWLSETHPLSLAEQVTPIIDLMAISNAHFAKLRDFITLRLPPGFPVKIEIPLFHVLNARVTFSNLCGCDEPVSSVTVHNPESSEEAGQSTPPFHCEVDPSVFEPPPDYTTLGPGRTEPMRDEDDNLLQFAIQQSLLDAGTESDQVTIWEALTNSRPVPQSPLYEEDSQLERAIQESLCISLASREGEDTADPSQPTSVSPLDPIANSPPSYSTGTEPQLPGHFGEATSFDEQLRIAMELSCREQEEIDRKQKEEEEELERILQLSLTEK, translated from the exons ATGGCCCAAGAAGCGTTTCCTCTGCACCTTCTGGTGTGGAACAATCAGTATCTGGAGCTGGATGTGGAGCTGCAGAAGAAAGAG CAGGATGCGGAGCGCCTGGATCCGAGGGGACGCACCCCGCTGGAGCTGGCTGTGTGTCTGGGCCACCTGGAGTCCGCCCGGGTGCTGCTGAGACACGCTTCAGACCCCACACACTGCAGCGCACAGGGCTGGACCA TCTTGCAGGAGGCGGTGAGCACCGGGGACCCTGAGCTGGTTCAGCTGGTGCTGCAGTACAGAGACTTCAAGAGAGCCACCGAGAGACTGGCGGGCATCCCTGAACTGCTCAGCAAACTCAGACAG GCGCGGGACTTCTATGTGGAGATGAAGTGGGAGTTCACCAGTTGGG TGCCTCTGGTGTCGAAGGTGTGTCCCAGTGACGTCTACCGGGTGTGGAAGAGTGGCTCATGCCTTCGTGTGGACACCACCCTCCTGGGCTTCGAACACATGACCTGGCTGAAAGGACGACGCAGCTATATCTTCAAGGGCGGAG ATGATGGGGCAATGGTGATGGAGGTGGACCACGAGAAGCAGGTGGTGTACACGGAGCCTCTCGTGTTGTCCCCTCGTGACGCACCCTCCCTCCTGGCAGCCATGCAGCCGTCGCAGGAGAACACGGCACAAAGACTGACGTCACCCATCGTGTCCACGCACCTCAACACACGAAACATTGCCTTCGAACG GAACAAGTCGGGAATCTGGGGCTGGCGTTCTGAGAAGAGCGAGATGGTCAGTGGATACGAAGCTAAG gtttacAGTGCTACCAATGTGGAGCTGGTGACGCGGTCGAGGACAGAGCATCTATCAGATCAGGACAAATCAAGAAGCAAAG GCTCAAAGACTCCTCTGCAGTCCTTCTTGGGGATTGCTGAACAGCATACAGCTCACAATGGG AGTAACGTGTCACAGTGTGCCAGTCCTCACAACCCTACCGCCATCACAGCTGAGGAGTACTTCAACCCAGAGTTCAACCTGAATGGCCGAGACATCGGACGTCCTGTAGAGCTCACCAGCAAAGTCCAGAG GTTTAAAGCGACCCTGTGGTTGAGTGAGACTCACCCTCTGTCCCTGGCCGAGCAGGTGACGCCCATCATCGACCTCATGGCCATCTCCAATGCTCACTTCGCCAAGCTGCGTGACTTCATAACTCTACGCCTGCCGCCAGGATTCCCTGTTAAAATAG AAATTCCCCTTTTTCACGTGTTGAACGCCAGAGTGACGTTTAGTAACCTGTGTGGCTGCGATGAGCCGGTCAGCTCGGTGACAGTTCATAATCCAGAGAGCTCCGAAGAGGCTG GTCAGTCTACCCCTCCCTTCCACTGTGAGGTGGACCCCTCAGTGTTCGAGCCCCCTCCAGACTACACAACCCTTGGTCCAGGCCGTACTGAGCCAATGAGGGACGAGGATGACAACCTGCTGCAGTTTGCCATCCAGCAGAGCCTGTTGGACGCCGGTACAGAGAGTGACCAG GTGACCATCTGGGAGGCCCTGACCAACAGCCGCCCCGTGCCACAGTCTCCACTGTACGAGGAAGACTCTCAGCTGGAGAG GGCGATCCAGGAGTCTCTGTGCATCTCACTGGCCAGCAGAGAGGGCGAGGACACGGCCGACCCCAGCCAGCCCACCTCCGTCTCCCCGCTGGACCCCATCGCCAATTCCCCGCCTTCTTACAGCACAGGGACCGAGCCACAGTTGCCGGGCCACTTTGGCGAGGCGACGAGCTTCGACGAGCAGCTGCGTATCGCCATGGAGCTGTCGtgcagggagcaggaggagataGACAG GaagcagaaggaggaagaggaggagctggagcggATCCTACAGCTGTCACTCACCGAGAAGTAA